A genomic segment from Gossypium hirsutum isolate 1008001.06 chromosome D04, Gossypium_hirsutum_v2.1, whole genome shotgun sequence encodes:
- the LOC121216167 gene encoding cytochrome P450 94C1, which yields MDLQPFFQLLHASFCFFLVTFTLLISLFCLLFCVVRPKLWCNCGICAAYLTMSWSKQFDNLCDWYTHLLKYSPGKTIHIHVLGNTITANPANVEYILKTRFDNFPKGKPFSMILGDFLGRGIFNVDGDSWRFQKKMASLELGKLSIRCYAFDVINLEIKDRLIPLLSSIATGKERPVLDLQDVFRRFSFDSICRFSFGVDPRCLQFSLPMSEFTTAFDLASKLSAERAMTASPLVWKMKRMLNLGSEKELKKAIKVVDILAKEVIRQRRKMGFSTSNDLLSRFISTTNDETYLRDIVISFLLAGRDTVASGLTSLFWLLAKHPNVVSTIRQEANRVIGENQELTSLEQMEDLHYLQATVYESMRLYPPIQFDSKFCQADDVLPDGSLLKRGTRVTYHPYAMGRMEEIWGEDCLEFKPERWVKEGGVFAPENPFKYPVFQGGFRVCLGKEMALVELKTVALSLLRTFQIELATAQHRTPRFSPGLTATFSGGLPVMVLERQ from the coding sequence ATGGatcttcaacctttctttcaaCTTCTCCATGCTTCTTTTTGCTTCTTTCTCGTCACTTTCACGCTCTTGATTTCACTTTTTTGTCTCCTGTTTTGTGTTGTTAGACCAAAGCTGTGGTGCAACTGTGGGATATGCGCTGCTTATCTCACTATGAGTTGGTCCAAACAATTCGACAATCTCTGCGATTGGTACACTCACTTGCTCAAATATTCGCCAGGCAAAACCATCCACATCCATGTCCTTGGCAACACCATAACAGCCAATCCCGCCAACGTCGAATACATACTCAAAACCAGGTTCGACAATTTCCCAaaagggaagcctttctccatgaTCTTGGGTGACTTCCTCGGCCGTGGCATATTCAACGTAGACGGTGATTCCTGGAGGTTTCAAAAGAAGATGGCAAGCTTGGAGCTGGGCAAGCTCTCGATACGATGCTACGCATTCGATGTTATCAACTTGGAGATCAAAGACAGGCTTATACCGCTGTTATCATCCATTGCAACCGGGAAAGAACGCCCTGTCTTGGATTTACAGGACGTGTTTCGAAGGTTTTCGTTCGACAGTATCTGCCGCTTCTCCTTCGGGGTCGACCCTAGATGCCTACAGTTTTCCCTGCCCATGTCTGAATTCACTACGGCCTTTGATTTAGCCTCAAAGTTGTCAGCCGAGAGAGCCATGACTGCTTCCCCGCTGGTATGGAAGATGAAAAGGATGTTGAATTTAGGCAGcgaaaaggaattaaaaaaggcTATCAAGGTTGTGGATATTTTAGCCAAAGAAGTCATAAGGCAGAGGCGGAAGATGGGGTTTTCAACCAGCAACGATCTTCTCTCCCGTTTCATATCTACCACAAACGACGAAACATACTTGAGAGACATTGTTATAAGCTTTTTATTGGCAGGCCGTGACACGGTTGCATCAGGTTTAACAAGCTTGTTTTGGCTACTCGCAAAGCATCCAAACGTGGTTTCAACGATTAGACAAGAGGCAAATCGAGTGATTGGAGAAAACCAGGAGCTTACAAGCTTGGAACAAATGGAAGACCTCCATTATCTACAAGCAACAGTGTATGAGAGCATGAGACTGTACCCTCCAATTCAATTCGATTCCAAGTTCTGCCAAGCCGACGACGTATTACCGGATGGGTCGTTGTTAAAGAGAGGAACCAGGGTTACGTACCATCCTTACGCCATGGGACGGATGGAAGAGATATGGGGTGAAGACTGCTTGGAATTCAAGCCCGAAAGGTGGGTGAAAGAGGGCGGGGTGTTCGCACCCGAGAACCCATTTAAGTACCCAGTTTTCCAGGGCGGATTCAGGGTTTGTTTGGGGAAAGAGATGGCTCTAGTGGAGCTCAAAACCGTGGCGCTCTCACTCCTCCGAACCTTCCAAATCGAATTAGCGACAGCACAACATCGGACACCACGATTCTCACCTGGCCTCACCGCAACTTTTAGTGGTGGACTCCCCGTCATGGTACTAGAAAGACAGTAA